The following are encoded together in the bacterium genome:
- the nadC gene encoding carboxylating nicotinate-nucleotide diphosphorylase: MSAFPEDAARELLRRALDEDLGAGDVTTRALVPATGRARAVVVAREELVVCGLPFGRLTMDEMAARGEGAVAAAVLAQEGTTVAAGTPLLRLDGAARAILSGERTLLNIVSRLSGVATLTARCVAEIAGTKATIADTRKTTPGLRLLEKYAVACGGGENHRIGLFDLVLVKDNHKQFVGGMKEVVLGLRRAGHDLARVELEVDSLEEFDVALAAGAGFILLDNFTPEMVREAARRRAGARTKLEASGGLRAGNLRAYAEAGVDRLSLGSLTHGARAVDVALDFEAAP; the protein is encoded by the coding sequence GTGAGCGCTTTCCCCGAGGACGCGGCGCGCGAGCTGCTGCGCCGCGCCCTCGACGAAGACCTTGGCGCGGGCGACGTCACGACGCGCGCCCTCGTCCCGGCGACGGGGCGGGCGCGGGCCGTCGTCGTCGCGCGCGAGGAACTCGTCGTCTGCGGCCTGCCGTTCGGGCGTCTGACGATGGACGAGATGGCGGCGCGCGGCGAGGGCGCGGTCGCCGCGGCCGTTCTGGCGCAGGAAGGGACGACGGTCGCGGCGGGAACGCCGCTGCTGCGCCTGGACGGCGCGGCGCGCGCGATCCTCTCCGGCGAGCGGACGCTGCTCAACATCGTCTCGCGCCTCTCCGGCGTGGCGACGCTCACCGCGCGCTGCGTGGCGGAGATCGCGGGGACGAAGGCGACGATCGCCGACACGCGGAAGACGACCCCCGGGCTGCGGCTCCTCGAGAAGTACGCCGTGGCCTGCGGCGGCGGCGAGAACCACCGCATCGGTCTCTTCGACCTCGTGCTGGTCAAGGACAACCACAAGCAGTTCGTCGGCGGCATGAAGGAGGTCGTCCTTGGGCTGCGCCGCGCGGGGCACGACCTCGCGCGGGTCGAGCTGGAGGTCGATTCGCTCGAGGAGTTCGACGTCGCGCTCGCCGCGGGGGCGGGGTTCATCCTGCTCGACAACTTCACGCCGGAGATGGTCCGCGAGGCGGCGCGGCGCCGCGCGGGGGCGCGGACCAAGCTCGAGGCCTCGGGCGGGCTTCGCGCGGGGAATCTCCGCGCCTACGCCGAGGCCGGCGTCGATCGTCTGTCGCTCGGCTCGCTGACCCACGGCGCGCGGGCGGTGGACGTCGCGCTCGACTTCGAGGCCGCCCCTTGA